Genomic DNA from Setaria italica strain Yugu1 chromosome V, Setaria_italica_v2.0, whole genome shotgun sequence:
AGGAAAATTCGTTTCTACGACCTCTTGGGCACTTGGAGTTGGACCTGCCAGAGGCCCCAGAGAAAGCCCCAAAACCTCCCGCACAAGCTGTTGACCCATTCTCAAAATTTGGGCCAAAGGCAGAGATATCACACATATTCCGTGCACCAGAGAAGAGGCCACCAAAGGAACTCTCGCTTGCATTCACGGGTCTCACTCTTCTGCCTTTCATCGGATTCTTGATTGGGGTGGGTAAAAAAGTCATGCTATTCATGTGGTCCATACATTTGTTTTGAATCAAAGTTAATGCCTGCTCTAACGTGACCTATTGATGGCATTCTCTTGCAGCTGATGCGTCTTGGAGTGAACTTGAAGAACTTCCCATCCTTGCCAGGACCGGCTGCATTTGCCTCGCTTTTCCACTCTGGAATAGGAGCAGTCCTGCTGCTCTATGTTCTCTTCTGGCTCAAGGTTTGCATATTCCTTGTGATAAGCATTATTATTTCACATGTGAACTGTTGCACTGATGACTTCCATTTTGGGGCAGTTGGATCTTTTCACAACCCTGAAGTACCTAGGCTTCCTCGGCATCTTCCTTGTGTTTGTGGGCCATAGGACCCTATCCTACCTCTCCTCGGTGTCGACAAAACAGAAGACTGCATGAGTGGACAATGCAAACAGAGGTTTCAGGATCATCAATTTTTGAGGTGGCCATTGCAGGTCCTTGGGTTCTCAGTCTTTGCTTGGTACTCTTTAACTGCTCCCAAGATTTTGTTGAGCGACTCGAGTTTTGAGTAAAGACTTGGTTTATTTCAGTTGGATTTCAAGAATCCTGATACTAGAAATGTAGTAGGACCTCACCTTCGTGTATGATGATGCACTGATGATTTCTGAATAGATTGGATGTTTAATCATAGAATTAATATGAGATTCGCCCTTCCAGATGCAGCATCAGTGTTTACCTTTGCCGTTTGGTTGGAACTGGGGTGCCGTACAGATTCAGACGTCGTACTATGTTTCGCTGATGTTTTTACCCCTAAAACCACACCCTTCTCATACCATGCTTGCGTAGTGCTGGCTGGCTTGATGCAGTGTGGAGCAGACGGATTGGAAGAGCACGAAAACGGCGTCTTTTCGGACTTCCAGTGACGGGTGATTATATTGTGCTACTTGCCTTAAATCTGCCCAGCCAGCGTATTCGGATGAATAGACACGAATTGTCTCAAAATGCAGGCTATAGCACAATTTTAAACGAAGGGCAGCATATGCGTTACGTTATAAATTATCAGGACGCGAAAAAATATACGTCACGCTATAATTACATGAAATAAATGAGGTACATCGTGCTCGAAACAAAATTGGAGCATTTTCTCCATTTGTAAAAAGTTTGGAACAAAGATCAAAATGCCTATACACTCTAGTTACATGCTGTATACGATGAAAATGTAGCGTACAGATTCCTTCACGAACTAGTGGATTCTTAGAAGCCTGCTCTCCTTACTGCCGTGCTGTAGATGTTTACTATCTTGCTCCTCTTCGTGGGGAAACCCATTAGGTTTAGCTTGATTAGTTGTAGAACGCTTTTGGTCCGTGGGGGAAACAATACAAGTTTATTCGAGCTCCCCGGTCCATGTCAGTCCTTGTAAAGAATATACCAACAACAGACGAGTCTTACTACCTGTCATTCCACTGAAAAAAAAACGGGCGTGGAGTAAACCACATTCTGTGATTTCAGGCTACTCGAAATCGTCATTTTGTCGCCTGGCTAATCTTGAATATAAACCATTCTTCTCAACAAGTTCACTGTGTTTACCATCCTGCAAAGGCATACGAAGAAACTGGGCATTATGAAACCACAATATGATATTATAGGTTGCTGCCAATAATCATGGGAACATTTATCCCCCGAATCACAACAGCCCTATGAATTTGCACTTTGAAGTTATGacgcagcaatagttgaaaacATACCTCCACAATATTACCGTTTTCCATCACAATAATTCTGTCAGCTGTTTGGATTGTAGATAGCCTAAACAAGAAAAAAGACCAATACACCAATTATCTGACATGTCCAAAAATCAAATAAGCAAACACTTGTGTGTCAAGTACCTGTGCGCTATGATGACCACAGTTCTTTTAGCCTTCGAGTCACGGCTAACTTTTGTGATGACACTCTAGTAAGACACAGGGAATCGATTACAATACGCCATTTCGTGCAGAATTTAACGTATATTCAAGTTCCTCATGAGATGCTCACCTTCACATAATGTTCACTCTCAGCATCAAGTGCACTAGTGGCTTCATCAAGTAGTAAGATAGATGGATCCCTCAGAAGGGCCCTAGCAATAGCAACACGTTGTTTCTGACCACCACTAAGAAGAGCATCATCAACAATGGTGTTATAACCATCAGGTAGAGACATTATGAAATCATGAGCATAGGCCTGCTTTGCAGCCCACACAACTTCTTCATGACTGACTTCTCTTGGGCAACCATATTTAATATTAGAACTAATATCCATTCGGAATAAGCGTGGTTCCTGCACATATAAAGCATACATGGTTGTTTAGTACACCATAAGTTTCAGGTAGCAACACAATGTATGTGGATTTGATCAACTCTGAACCTGTCCAACAAAACCAATTCTTTCTCTGAACCATCTGATATCAAGCTCAGTGAGTGGGACACCATCAACTAATATCTGCATCAGCACGTCAGGCTTTCAAGTGTGAGATATACATTCAAAGGATGATTGTTTAGTGTGAAAAGCAGAGACCACAATTTGGAATAGCTTACTTGCCCATTTGTAGGCTCATAGAGTCGAAGTAGTAAATTGACTATAGTGCTCTTCCCACTCCCGCTAAGACCAACCTATAAGGGTCCATCACACAAACGCAGTAAGTAATAGATAAAAAATTGCACGATTTGTGAGAACTtctataaaaaagaaaaccatgTTTTAAGTCCATACAATTGCAACTACTTCATTTGGATTCAGCGTCAGATTCAATCTTCCCAAAATTGGCACCTGTTGAGAAAAAAGAGATTCAATCTTCCATTTTTCCTTCAAATATTCCCCAATATTAAATGTTATAAGTTCAGAAGCACCAGTACGTGAACAACACtcataaaaagaaaaggcataAGAAACTTCAGTGTAAGCATACCGTAGGTCTCGATGGATATGAAAATGATACATCAGCATACTGAATTCTCCCTTCTAACTTCTCTAACTTGAGTCCTGCGATGATGAAAAGCTTTACATTACCGGACAGTTGTACCTGCAAAGAAATAATTTTACAGTCGTGCCCACATTTTCTTGCCTTTAGAGCTAAGCTGCTTGCTAGGCAGGAGATCCATCAAACGGAAGACTTTTTCACTTGCTCCAACAGATTGCATCAGGGAGGACCAGTTGTCTCCGATCCACCATGTGGACAAGATTAGCCATTCAGCATAAAGTGTGAATTTTGTCAACTGCTCAGCAGTCAACTTCCCAGACATGATAGCTAGCCCTCCAATCACCACTCCGATGACCTACGCGAAGCTTATTTGCAGGAGTACTTCATCAGTAATGTAAGGCAATGTCCATATCAGACTCCGACTTTAACATCACCAGATATTTTTCAAGTTACTATGATATTAATCATTGCCGAACAACAGGAACACCGGAGATACCTGAGTAGAATGGTATAGATAGTTCAAGCTTAGGCTCCAGCCTCCGTAAGCCACTGTCTGCCGAAAGCTTACATCATATAGCTTATCGAGCCACTTTGCATACCTATTGAAGATTCAAAGTACAAGATATTAATGATGCAAGCAAAGTGTTACCTAGAATGAACCTAAGAGACAGAAAAAAGAATTATAGAAATTGCCTTTTAAACTCCTGCTTTTCTGTTCCGTACACCCGCACCGTCCTAACCAAAGTTATCACCTCCTGAGCAACCTGATTTAAATTAATGTAAAAGGTTAATATGTACGATGGAAAGTGGATTTAACTTTAGCAAATGCATGTTTGTATAATTACAAAATCTTACATTATTGGCACTTGCAGTGAACTCCTGTGCAAATTTTGCTGCTCTTTTCTGAAACCTACCAATCAAGTAGTAATGTGATGGGTCGAGTTCTCTCATATGCACCAAAGATGCAAACCAACAAATAAATTTCTCTCGCATGCCTTTTCAAAAATGCACCGCTCTAGCAGCAGAATGTTGTAAAATGGAACTAGAGCAAAGGAACAGATAACTAGAAGAATCAAAGTAGTAAGTTCGTACCGTCCATGAACTAGCATAATTGTTGATAGTGTTGCACAAATAAGCATAGTACACAACCCAAGAGGCCAAGATAAGACTAGCAGATAAATTAATGCACCTGCACCCTGAAATACATTGAGGAAATGATGTGTGAGCTTTTCAAACACTGGGCGGTGTTTAATAGAACTCCAAACAAAATTCTCACCTGAAGTAAATTGCGTGAAATCAGGTTAAGGTCATTTCCTATAACACGAGACACTTGTTGGCAGTCAGAACCAAGCCTACTTGTCAGGTCACCAACAGTTTCTTCATCGAAAAAGAAAATATCCTAGCACAATATAATTACAGTGAAAATCCTAGTGATATAGTCGAGCGGAAAAACAGCTTCCATATTTTCCCCCCTTTCTTTGTTACCTGAGAAAGAATGGAATCAAATAGCATTTCTCTCATCCGTTTGACCTAAGAAAAATTTAGATGACGAATGTTAGAGACAGATCATATGGAAGCGATGTGTGGAATGAACAAACTTGTCAGGACATGAGGAATCTAACATGGTTTTACCAATATCATGTTTGCAACACCAAAACAGCAGCTTCGTACACCACTGCAAATGAGGGATACCACTACATAAGCAACCTCATTTGTTTCACAAAACCACACAGAAGGCAATGATCAATTTCAATTCTGTACAGAGTATCATGAAAAGTTCTTTGTTTCAATGTGTGCAAACTTGTTTATGTATATGCATTTCCCATAGTGACTGTAGAACTTCACGTTTGATCTTTCCTATGATCTTACAATTTCTACTCATTATCGCATAGCACATCTAACAAAACTTCATGGTAATAGAAAACAGAAATGTTTCAGAGTATTCCTCCAAACATTGCTGACGACAGGAACTTTCTGAATCCTACATTACCAACTACACCATCTGCAGTAATTTACATGTTACTGTTATAAACAATAATGCCTATGATCAGCAATCAGATGTGAGCAAACGGCTCAGTTGTATATCAAAATGTGTGTTATTTTATACCATGGACACTGTGAGCACAATCTGAACAAAAAGTTAACTAACCTAAACACTCCGGAAATCAGACATAGGACAACTAGAAGCTTGGCGTTTCTGAAGAACACAGCTCCTCCATTCTGTGCAGAGAAAATGGACGCTGCAAGAAGATGGGGTATAGCGATCTCCGCAAGCTGCAATCACAACCACAGCACATCAGTACGCTCATCAACAGACACCAAAAACTAGACAAATGGGAAAGTCAACCGCAGCAGCACTGCCATGGCTGGCTCGCATTACCGCAGCGCCGACGAGGGACACGAAGCCGGCGTAGATGACCCAgcggtcggcggcgacgaggccccacATCCGGCTGAGCGCGGAAAGCGCGGTGGTACCGCTCCCCTCGGCGCGTCCGCCCCCGTCCccggcctcgtcgccgtcctcgaGGCGCCACCAGCTTCCCCCCGGCAGCACGTTCCGCAGCCGCTCGATGAACTCCCCCACGACCACGCGGCGCCGGCCGAGGCCGCCGAACTCGCCCCcgatcgccgcggcggcgcggatccTCGCCGGCCGCAGCACCAGCCTCCGCTGCCGCGGGGCCCGCAGCGGCGCCCGCCTCGGAGCCAGGGCCAGCGACAGCGACGGAGAACCCGGGGCCGCGCTGAGCAGCAGCATCGCGGCCGTAGGCGGCATTCCGCAGTTTCGAAACCCCACCCCCTCCCGCGCGAGACTCGATCCGGATTCCGATTCGCGGCCGACCTCACGCTTCAAATAGCGAAGGGAGGGGGGAACCCCCGCGGTTGCGTCCTCGCCGGAGTCGGGCAGGGTTGGATTGCCGTGCGCGCCACTAGTACCGCGACGggcgcctctcctcctcctcctccggctgtCCCGGCGTTTTCTCCTTCCTCGATTTCTCTGTCTTTTTCCGCGTATTTTGAAGAATTttgtgtgcttttttttttgtttgtttcccACGAGCGTGTGCGTGTTTGCGCTGCGCAGGGCTGCGTGGTTTCTCGGAATTTCTTTTGGGTTTTGGAAATTGTATGGTCGTGATTAATTTGTGAGGTTTTTGGATTGGCTTTGGTTACGCGGGGAGGCAAACGGGGACTTCTGCTCTGTGGTCGTGATTCGTGAACCTCGTgttgctgctggctgctgccccTGCTTGCGAGTTGCGATGAAGCCAACATGGCCATGGGCCGTATCGCCATAGCTGGTGGTTGGTGCCTTGGTGGACTAGTAGTTTTGTTCTTTTGGAAAtttgtggatttttttttcctttttcttttttgttcttgGCCCATGTATACATGTCAGCCTAGCAGCAATGTAGTGCTAACTTATAGTACTACTAAGTTCTTGTTAAATACGATCCATGAAATGGGATTATATCTCACAAAATCAGTAACAATTGATAATATTGAATCATTACCGCATCCAAGACTATAATGGACAGAGCACGAATTAGCCAACATCTAACTTGGAGAGCATATACTGATTTCTATGTTACCTAAATTAGCCATAAAATTAATTGTCCGGTGATTTCCAtgtatataaatgaaaaaaaaatatacaaaagTTTTCGAGCTGATCTCGACAGGGAAGATATCCACTTCTCTCCTCCCAGTAGAGAAGCTACCAAGAGAAGTCTGTTATTGCTTGTCAGAAACAAAGATCTGATACAAACAAACAAAGATTCGCGTATAGCACTCAGTCGCTCACTGCTCAGAGTCTACAAGTCAGTGAAATGGATGTGGACTGATGCATGTGCTGCGTACATACGTACACGGCCGCACGCGGAGACTTGGCTTCGCTGTTGGGAATTGCTGCTAGCTAGAAGTACGTTACTACAGTCTGCCAGGAGACCGGAATTCAATTGCGTCTGGCCGTCTGGGTGATGGAATTCCTTTCAATTTTCGTAACCGAAGGTTCGTCCCTTGCGCTGTTGAGCGCTGTTGGACTTGAAATAAAAGGTCCAGATAATCCGCAGAGAAATAAACAAGGATTAAAGTATACTGGTATCCTGGATTCAACCCTCTCCTGCACCTTCGGTCTGAAAACTGAAATATACATTGACTCTTGAGAGTGACGTGTGATCTCTTGATCGATCTCTACGCAAGACGGCAAAAGCCAGGATTGTTCAAAATTGGCCGTGGAACCATTAGTTGACATGCAGTACACATAAACaatatatagacacacacacagAATACTATACGGGTTGTACTAGATATGGATTTTTCACATGTGCTGATCATATTCATATGGGCTATCAACACTATTTATTTTTGAATCAACGGTGAGATAAATCATGATTAAGTGAGAAATACATAAGATGGTGAGATGAATCAAAGGTTAGATGGAGAGAAATAATCAACGACTAGGGTAAAAAGCATGTGAccatatatacacatggattggccTACTTATTAGTATTGCATGTATATATACCCGTGGAGTATATGAGTATATCTCTACATGTATACACACCTCTTTTGA
This window encodes:
- the LOC101774499 gene encoding ABC transporter B family member 26, chloroplastic, which encodes MPPTAAMLLLSAAPGSPSLSLALAPRRAPLRAPRQRRLVLRPARIRAAAAIGGEFGGLGRRRVVVGEFIERLRNVLPGGSWWRLEDGDEAGDGGGRAEGSGTTALSALSRMWGLVAADRWVIYAGFVSLVGAALAEIAIPHLLAASIFSAQNGGAVFFRNAKLLVVLCLISGVFSGVRSCCFGVANMILVKRMREMLFDSILSQDIFFFDEETVGDLTSRLGSDCQQVSRVIGNDLNLISRNLLQGAGALIYLLVLSWPLGLCTMLICATLSTIMLVHGRFQKRAAKFAQEFTASANNVAQEVITLVRTVRVYGTEKQEFKRYAKWLDKLYDVSFRQTVAYGGWSLSLNYLYHSTQVIGVVIGGLAIMSGKLTAEQLTKFTLYAEWLILSTWWIGDNWSSLMQSVGASEKVFRLMDLLPSKQLSSKGLKLEKLEGRIQYADVSFSYPSRPTVPILGRLNLTLNPNEVVAIVGLSGSGKSTIVNLLLRLYEPTNGQILVDGVPLTELDIRWFRERIGFVGQEPRLFRMDISSNIKYGCPREVSHEEVVWAAKQAYAHDFIMSLPDGYNTIVDDALLSGGQKQRVAIARALLRDPSILLLDEATSALDAESEHYVKSVITKVSRDSKAKRTVVIIAHRLSTIQTADRIIVMENGNIVEDGKHSELVEKNGLYSRLARRQNDDFE